In Spea bombifrons isolate aSpeBom1 chromosome 12, aSpeBom1.2.pri, whole genome shotgun sequence, the following proteins share a genomic window:
- the LOC128469917 gene encoding interleukin-18-like — MQIQLHVFDVLRVKLSMMDTHQCRFEMSDTEFYLHVTERGILIFIESELQCDSWAKVPNTPLKSIILNCFKQGLEAYPEELNGSCTLFRTEYDKDRAIFELQVYKDTTRRGFPVAFSIKYNGKTYYLYCTSSKELSFKEGALPAYISGTTSDIIFYQKTFSRGDVRGFLFESALVGNHFLAFQDGENGSQKLILKQSFEDEVDEFKRFQISAP; from the exons ATGCAAATACAACTGCATGTGTTTGACGTTCTCCGAGTAAAATTATCTATGATGGACACTCATCAATGCCGTTTCGAAATGTCTG ATACAGAGTTCTACCTGCATGTCACCGAAAGAGGAATTCTAATTTTTATAG AAAGTGAACTGCAGTGTGATTCATGGGCGAAAGTTCCGAACACCCCTCTcaaaagcattattttaaattgttttaagcaAGGACTTGAAGCTTATCCTGAAGAACTTAACGGGTCATGCACTCTTTTCAGGACGGAATATGATAAAG ataGAGCAATTTTTGAGCTGCAAGTTTATAAAGACACAACAAGAAGAGGATTTCCAGTGGCATTTTCCATCAAGTATAATGGGAAGACTTACTATCTCTACTGTACAAGCTCAAAGGAGCTTTCCTTTAAG GAAGGAGCCCTACCTGCATATATCAGTGGGACAACCAGCGATATTATCTTCTATCAAAAGACATTTAGCAGAGGAGACGTAAGGGGCTTTCTGTTCGAATCTGCTCTGGTCGGAAACCACTTCCTGGCTTTCCAGGATGGTGAAAATGGTTCACAAAAACTAATCCTTAAGCAGTCCTTTGAAGATGAAGTGGATGAGTTCAAACGTTTTCAAATTTCTGCCCCctag